The endosymbiont of Bathymodiolus septemdierum str. Myojin knoll sequence TGATTCAAAACTCGTATTCAAATACGGTTTCCTCATTTTTCCTGGCAAAATTTAACCACAGTATTGAAGAAATTCTGGTATCGCCCGTGCCTTATTGGGTGCTTTTGTTGGGCTATGTTTCGGGTGGTGTAGCCCGTGGATTTTTTGTCGGTATTGGCGTGTTTATTGCGGTTTCATTCTTTGTAGATTTTCAGATTTATTCTGTGCCGATTGCCCTTGTTACTTTCTTATTGACTGCGATTTTATTTTCCTTAGCGGGATTTATTAATGCGATATTTGCACAATCTTTTGACGATATTTCTATTGTTCCTACCTTTATTTTGATGCCGATGACTTATCTTGGCGGAATGTTTTATAGTGTTGAAATCCTGCCTGAATTTTGGCAGTCAGCGAGTCAGTTCAACCCGATTTATTATATGGTAGACAGTTTTAGATTGGGCTTTTTGGGTACGAGTACTTCTGATTTTGCAACTTCAATATTGCTGTTAATTGTGATGATTGTTATCCTTATTTCGGTGTCGCTTTATTTGCTGAAAAGAGGGGTAAATATTAAGACCTAATTTTGCCTTCATCACCTGAGATAATTCTTTGAATGTTATCTTTATGCGTAAAGAAAACCCATACACAAATAAGGGAAATCACATAAGTTGCATTTAAATCTTTGCCATTTAAAAAATAAAAAATAGCAGGAGTGAGTAGGGTGGCAATCAATGCAGACAGAGAAGAAATTTTCAACACTTTGGCAATGAAGATCCAAATCAAAGCGAAACTCAAACCGACAAAAATATTCAACGCAAATAGCGTACCTAGTAGTGTTGCTACGCCTTTTCCACCTTTGAATCCAAAGAAAATTGGATAAACATGCCCCAAGAATGACGCCAAAGCAACGAAGGTTGTTGTTAATAAATCAACCCCTAAATATTGAGCAATAAGCACGGGAATTGCCCCTTTGGCACCGTCGCCAATTAGGGTGATGGCAGCGGCTTTTTTACCGCCGATGCGCAATACATTGGTGGCACCTGGGTTATTTGAGCCTTGTGTACGAGGGTCGGGAAGTCCGAAGGCTTTACAGACTAAGATTGCACTGGAAATTGAGCCGATTAGATAGCCAATAGTAATCAAAATAGGTAACATAGCGGTCTCTTTTAATAAAAGTTTGAATGTTACTATGGATATTGTATTTATACAAGGTTTGAAGATTGATTGTGTGATTGGTATTTATGATTGGGA is a genomic window containing:
- a CDS encoding ABC transporter permease translates to MQNNIFIQYKTIVIKEILRFSRIWLQTIFPPVITTSLYLLIFGGLMGERIGAMQGVGYLQFIIPGIILMTVIQNSYSNTVSSFFLAKFNHSIEEILVSPVPYWVLLLGYVSGGVARGFFVGIGVFIAVSFFVDFQIYSVPIALVTFLLTAILFSLAGFINAIFAQSFDDISIVPTFILMPMTYLGGMFYSVEILPEFWQSASQFNPIYYMVDSFRLGFLGTSTSDFATSILLLIVMIVILISVSLYLLKRGVNIKT
- the plsY gene encoding glycerol-3-phosphate 1-O-acyltransferase PlsY, whose protein sequence is MLPILITIGYLIGSISSAILVCKAFGLPDPRTQGSNNPGATNVLRIGGKKAAAITLIGDGAKGAIPVLIAQYLGVDLLTTTFVALASFLGHVYPIFFGFKGGKGVATLLGTLFALNIFVGLSFALIWIFIAKVLKISSLSALIATLLTPAIFYFLNGKDLNATYVISLICVWVFFTHKDNIQRIISGDEGKIRS